The Halococcus saccharolyticus DSM 5350 genomic sequence TTGTCTGGTATCCCACCGGCGTCATGAACGCCGTCGAGGCGGCGAACGTGACCGCCAGAACGAACGCGAACGCGTTCGCTCCGATCGACTGGGCAGCGTTGGCAGCCACCGGAATCATCAACACGACACTCGCGTTGTTGCTGATAACGCTTGTCAACAGTCCGGTCACGAGATAGAACACCCATAGAACGACGATTGGCGGCAGGAACGTTCCTGTCGCCGCGACGGCGCCCCCGAGCAGCGCTGCAGCGCCCGTCTGCTGCAGGGCGATGCCGAGCGGGATGACACCTGCGAGGAGGAAGATCACGTTCCACTCGACGGACGAATAGAGTTCAGTCGGTTTGAGAACGCCGGTGAAGATCATCGCCACGACGCCGGCAAGTGCTGAGACCACGATCGGGAGGACGTTCAACGCCGGCAGCGCGACCACGCCGGCGATGATACCGACCGCGAACGGAATCTTTTCGGTTCGGTAGGTCACCTTGTCGAACTCGTGGGCGACGATGAAATCCTCATTCTTGACGAGTCGTGTAAGGCTGTCGGGCGGTGCTTGGACGAGGATCGTGTCTCCGACACGGATACGGATGTCCTCGAATCGGTCCCGGACAACATCACCACGGGTGCGAAAGGCCAGCACGTTCGTGTCGTAACGCTGTCGGAACGACGAACTTGCCAGCGTTTCGCCAACGAGGAACGATCCCGATGGAATGACAACTTCGACAAGCACAGGTTCTTCGTCCTCAGGATGAAGGTCGTCCTCGGTTCGCGGACCGCCCGACAGTGTGAGCCCTTCCGCATCTATGATGTCCTCGAGTGTCTCTCGGTTCGTCCTGAGTCGGAGCGTATCGTTTTCGTGGATCTCTTTTCGAGCGAGCGGTTCGTCAAACTGCTCGCCGTAGCGAATCAGCTGTAACACGTCGATGTCGCGCTCGTCGTCGCCGAGCGCCTTCCCGACAGTCTGGCCGATCAGTGGCGAGTTCGCCGGGACGACCACATCCGCGAGGTACTCCTGGAGAGCGTACTCCTCAACGAGGTCCTCGTCAGCGGGGATCCGTTCGGGGAGCAGTCGAACGCCGATCGTCATGAGATAGAGGGAACCGACGGCGAAGACGATGATACCGAGTTTGGTGAACTCGAACATCCCGAACGCGTGTAACCCGATCCCCGGAGACTCCGCACCGAGCTGGGCCGCGATATCGCTCGCAAGGATGTTCGTCGACGTCCCGATGAGTGTGAGCGTTCCCCCGAGCATCGACGCGAACGACAGCGGCATCAGCAGCTTTGAGGGAGAGGTGTTTCCCTCGTGTGCGAGATCGGCGATCACGGGGACCAAAATAGCGACGACCGGCGTGTTGTTGATGAATCCAGAGACTGGACCAGTGACCCCGACCGTCGCGGCGAGTTGCTTACGTCGGTCGGTCCCAGCGAAGGCAGCCATCTTCCGGCCGATCAACTGGACGAGACCGGTTCGATTGATCCCCGTACTTAGAATGAGCATCGCCAGCACCGTGATCGTCGCTGGGTTAGCAAATCCCGAGATTCCCTCACGCGCGGAAATCTGTGTCCACGGTTCGAGCACCATCAACAGAACCATCACCAGGATGGCGGTGACATCGATCGGAAACCATTCGGTCGCAAAGAGGACGAGTGCGAGGAGAATGAGGGCAAAGACAACAAGCATCTCCGCTGTCACCGGCGTTGAGGCCAGACTCTGTACTGCCAGAGAATTCAAAGGGAGAGACATATCGAAAAGAGACGCCAACAACGGAAAAGAACTGATATTGACACAGCCTCATTTGCGCCCTGGTAGCTCCGTTTTGCACGATTCACAGAATTTTCAAATGAAGCGTTACGAGGGTGTTTAGTACTACGCTCATCTGTGGGAGACTGTTGATAGAGCTTCCCCGCTCCAAGAGGAGGTAGCAATCAGAGCACAGAGTAGCTCTCAGTACGAATCGCAATTCATTGGAGGGGTGTTGGAACCGCAAGAGGGCTCTCCATCAACAATGTTCTACAAATGAGCGTTATCCATTAATCGACTGTTTCTAACTCATTGTCTTCCTTGTCAAACCAATGAAGCGGACAGGTGTACTCATTGTGAACGAGTTCTTC encodes the following:
- a CDS encoding SLC13 family permease; its protein translation is MLVVFALILLALVLFATEWFPIDVTAILVMVLLMVLEPWTQISAREGISGFANPATITVLAMLILSTGINRTGLVQLIGRKMAAFAGTDRRKQLAATVGVTGPVSGFINNTPVVAILVPVIADLAHEGNTSPSKLLMPLSFASMLGGTLTLIGTSTNILASDIAAQLGAESPGIGLHAFGMFEFTKLGIIVFAVGSLYLMTIGVRLLPERIPADEDLVEEYALQEYLADVVVPANSPLIGQTVGKALGDDERDIDVLQLIRYGEQFDEPLARKEIHENDTLRLRTNRETLEDIIDAEGLTLSGGPRTEDDLHPEDEEPVLVEVVIPSGSFLVGETLASSSFRQRYDTNVLAFRTRGDVVRDRFEDIRIRVGDTILVQAPPDSLTRLVKNEDFIVAHEFDKVTYRTEKIPFAVGIIAGVVALPALNVLPIVVSALAGVVAMIFTGVLKPTELYSSVEWNVIFLLAGVIPLGIALQQTGAAALLGGAVAATGTFLPPIVVLWVFYLVTGLLTSVISNNASVVLMIPVAANAAQSIGANAFAFVLAVTFAASTAFMTPVGYQTNLFVYGPGGYKFSDFLRVGAPLQLLLSVVSVLGIAFFWGVRV